The genomic DNA ATTACGTTAATTTCAGATTTCTTTTTACGTGTTTTTTTCAAAACGAATGCAGATGAGCAACAAGTGGAATTTAGCAAAGAGGAATTAGGTAATTATATTTCAGAGCAGTTAGAAACAGGTAATGATGATGAAGAAATGGATTCTGAAATTCAAATTTTTCAAAATGCATTAGATTTTCATAATGTAAAAGCTAGAGAGGTAATGGTTCCTAGAACTGAAATTATAGCTGTAGAAATTCATGAAAAAGTAAGCAATTTAAAAAGTATTTTTATTGAAACTGGTTTGTCTAAAGTATTGGTTTATAAATCATCTATGGATGATGTAATAGGTTATGTAAACGCTTTCGAACTTTTTAAAAAACCGAACAGTATTAAATCTATTTTACTGCCAGTAGAAATTGTGCCAGAATCTATGATGATTAATGATATCTTAAATATCTTAATGAAAAAGCGTAAAAGTGTTGCTGTTGTTGTAGATGAATATGGGGGTACTTCTGGAATGATAACGGTAGAAGATATTGTTGAAGAATTATTTGGGGAGATTGAGGATGAGCATGATTCTCAAGAATTCTTAGAAGAGAAAATAAATGATGAAACTTTTAATTTTTCGGCAAGGTTAGAAGTAGATTATTTAAACGAAGAATATGGTTTAAGTATTCCTAAATCTGAGGCTTACGAAACTTTAGGAGGCTTTATTATAGAGCATACAGAAAATATACCAGAAGAAAACGAAGTTGTAGATATAGAGGGTTTTGAAATTAGGATTCTGAATACAAGTGGTGCAAAAATAGATGCTGTTTGTTTAAAAATTACCGATTCAGAAGATTAGAAATTATAACTTCCTTACTATCCTTTAAGCTTACAAGCTAACTTCCTATTTATTTAATTTAAAATGGGTTGCAATATTAAAACCCAAATCGTATATTCGCCCACTGAAAATAAAATAAAACGTATGGCAATTTTATCAAAAATTAGAGAACGCTCAATGTTCTTAATTATTATAATTGGTTTAGCACTTTTTGCTTTTGTATTAGATCCTTCTACTTTAGGAGACTTTTTTAGCTCAAGT from Polaribacter sp. ALD11 includes the following:
- a CDS encoding hemolysin family protein; translation: MEIELIIIFLSIILSAFFSGMEIAFVSANKLHIELEKKREGFIPQILNKITQKSSKFITTMLVGNNISLVIYSYYMGRFLVRILPIESYNEFSILLLQTIISTIIILVTAEFLPKAIFRIYANEVLKIFAVPAYIFYVLFHYFSEFITLISDFFLRVFFKTNADEQQVEFSKEELGNYISEQLETGNDDEEMDSEIQIFQNALDFHNVKAREVMVPRTEIIAVEIHEKVSNLKSIFIETGLSKVLVYKSSMDDVIGYVNAFELFKKPNSIKSILLPVEIVPESMMINDILNILMKKRKSVAVVVDEYGGTSGMITVEDIVEELFGEIEDEHDSQEFLEEKINDETFNFSARLEVDYLNEEYGLSIPKSEAYETLGGFIIEHTENIPEENEVVDIEGFEIRILNTSGAKIDAVCLKITDSED